One window of Canis lupus baileyi chromosome 21, mCanLup2.hap1, whole genome shotgun sequence genomic DNA carries:
- the PSMA2 gene encoding proteasome subunit alpha type-2, which yields MAERGYSFSLTTFSPSGKLVQIEYALAAVAGGAPSVGIKAANGVVLATEKKQKSILYDERSVHKVEPITKHIGLVYSGMGPDYRVLVHRARKLAQQYYLVYQEPIPTAQLVQRVASVMQEYTQSGGVRPFGVSLLICGWNEGRPYLFQSDPSGAYFAWKATAMGKNYVNGKTFLEKRYNEDLELEDAIHTAILTLKESFEGQMTEDNIEVGICNEAGFRRLTPTEVKDYLAAIA from the exons ATGGCGGAGCGCGGTTACAGCTTTTCGCTGACTACATTCAG ccCATCTGGTAAACTTGTCCAGATTGAATATGCATTGGCTGCTGTAGCTGGAGGAGCCCCTTCAGTTGGAATTAAAG ccgcAAATGGTGTGGTATTAGCaactgagaagaaacagaaatccatTCTGTATGATGAGCGAAGTGTCCACAAAGTGGAACCAATTACCAAGCACATAGGCCTGGTGTATAGTGGCATGGGCCCAGATTACAG AGTGCTCGTGCACAGAGCTCGAAAACTTGCTCAGCAATACTATCTCGTTTACCAAGAACCCATTCCCACAGCTCAGCTGGTACAGAGAGTAGCTTCAGTGATGCAAGAATACACTCAGTCAGG tggtGTTCGTCCATTTGGAGTTTCCCTACTAATTTGTGGTTGGAATGAGGGGCGACCGTATTTATTTCAGTCAGATCCATCT GGAGCTTACTTTGCCTGGAAAGCCACAGCAATGGGAAAGAACTATGTGAATGGGAAGACTTTCCTTGAGAAAAG aTATAATGAAGACCTGGAACTTGAAGATGCCATTCACACAGCCATATTAACCCTAAAG GAAAGCTTTGAAGGGCAAATGACAGAAGACAACATAGAGGTTGGAATCTGCAATGAAGCTGGATTCAGAAGGCTCACTCCGACTGAAGTTAAGGATTACTTGGCTGCCATAGCATAA